Genomic window (Enterobacteriaceae bacterium 4M9):
GTGCGCCAGCCGAAATACTGGCCGACAACGCGACCCAGCGGTAGACCCAGCACCATTGCCAGCGCGGTACCGGTGGCAATCAGGCTCAGTGCCTGGGCGCGCTTGCCCGGCGGCGCCATACGAATGGCGAGCGAGGCAGTAATGGACCAGAACACCGCGTGAGCGAAGGCAATGCCGATGCGGCTTATCACCAGCACCTCAAAGCTCCAGGCCAGGAAAGAGAGTACGTGGCTCACAATAAACAGCGCAAACAGGCCGATGAGCAATTTGCGCCGCTCAATCTTGCTGGTGAGCAGCATAAACGGCAGCGACAACAGCGCCACAATCCAGGCGTAGATGGTCAGCATGATGCCGACCTGCGGTGTCTGCATATCAAAACTTTGCGCAATGTCGGAAAGCAGCCCGACCGGCACAAATTCGGTGGTATTGAAGATAAATGCGGCGACAGCAAGCGTAACCACTCGCAGCCACGCGACTTTGCGTGAGACGGTATTTGTCGTCATAAAGGTATCGCGCTGTGTTAGTGGGTAAGAGAGGGTGAATGCATGATCTTAAAACCATCGGCGGCGTAATGACAATTAATTTGTGAGCAACGTCTCACTTTTTTTGCGGGGGCGGTTCGTCTCATTCAGATGATGGCAGGACCGGCACAACCCTTCATAGCGGGCGTTAAGCCACAATCCGCAGCAGGCTAACAGGCGGCCTTCATTCCCTTAAGTAATATATTATCGCGTTTGGTTATTGGCTGGCCTGCTGCAGGCACGAAATAATTTCTTGCTGAATCATTTGATGTTTTAGCCAGGAATACGATGTTGACCATGATTATTACCGGCCTGTTCTGCGGTGCGCTGTTGGGTTTTGTGATGCAGCGCGGGCGTTTTTGCCTTACAGGCGGCTTTCGCGATATGTACATCGCCAGAAATAACCGTATTTTCTACGCACTGCTTATCGCCATTGCCATACAGAGCGTTGGCGTGTTCGCTCTGATTGCCAGTGGTCACCTTAGCTATGACGCTGGAGCGTTCCCCTGGTTTGGTACCGTCTTTGGCGGTTATATCTTCGGTATTGGTATTGTGATGGCGGGCGGTTGTGCCACAGGGACCTGGTATCGTGCCGGGGAAGGCCTCATTGGCAGCTGGATTGCGCTTGCAACCTATATGGTCACCAGCGCACTGATGCGTTCCGCGCACATGGACGGTTTTAACCAGCAGGTGAAAGCACTCAGTACGGCGCATAACTCCATTCCCGCCACTTTTGGCGCACCGGTGTGGCCGTTTATCGCGCTGCTGATTGTGGTCACGCTGTGGTTTGTGGGTAAAGAACTACGTAAACCAGCGCTGAAGGTGGCTTCACTGCCGCCAAAACGCACCGGGCTTGCGCATCTACTGTTTGAAAAACGCTGGCATCCGTTTGTTACGGCGGTACTGATTGGCCTGATTGCCACACTCGCCTGGCCGCTAAGCGCAGCCACGGGCCGTATGTTTGGTTTAGGTATCACTACGCCGAGCGCGAATATTCTCCAGTACCTGGTGGTGGGCGACAGCCGTTTTCTCAACTGGGGTGTGTTCCTGGTGCTCGGCATTTTCCTCGGTTCATTTATTGCCGCCAAAGCCAGCCGCGAGTTCCGCTTGCGTGCTGCTGATGCTGCCACGTCGGTGCGCAGCGCAGGCGGCGGCATTTTAATGGGTTTTGGTGCCAGCATTGCCGGGGGATGCTCCATCGGTAATGGCCTGGTGATGACCGCGATGCTCACCTGGCAGGGCTGGGTCGGGCTGGTATTTATGATCCTCGGCGTCTGGAGTGCCTCCTGGTATTTGTTTGTTCGCCCGCAGCGTAAAGCGCGTACCCGGACCGTTTCTGTCTGAATTGATTAAGGAATCCGTATGACGATTAAAAAACTCGATGTAATAAGCCAGGTTTGCCCGTTTCCACTCATTGAGGCCAAAGCCGCGCTTGCTGAAATGAACAGCGGCGATGAGCTGGTGATTGATTTTGACTGCACGCAGGCCACGCAAGCCATTCCAGAATGGGCTGCTGAAGAGGGCCATGTGATTTCAGATTATCAGCAAGTGGGTGATGCCAGCTGGAGTATTACCGTTAAAAAATCGTGACATTGTCACTTTTTGCAGCCGGGCAGCGTGAACGCCCGGCTTTTTTATTCCTGCATTTACGCCACCTCCTGTGGAGGTGGTCAGCAACAGGTTTTAGTTTTGCCTGGTTGTCTCTGGATTTAACGCTTTCAGAACAGACAGAGATTTTTGGGTAGGGCTTTCAGTACCTCGCGATGAGGCGCTATCAGTGCCACCTGCTAAGAAGGTGGTTTTTATGGCTCTGTGCTGGCATGGAGCCGGTTTTGCTTGCAGAGTACGTTCGCGAACCAGGGTCATTGCATTATACAAATGTGACAACGTCACTTTTTGGGTGAGTTATGACCAGGCAATAGCCCGGCAAAGGCGTCTAGCTGCGGGGTTCTGGCACCGCGGCGCCAGACAAGCCAGGTGGCAAGCGTGCGCCAGCCATCTGCCAGCGGCCAGACCGAAACCTGATGGCTTCCAGGCATGCTCTCCAGCATACTGCGTGGCATCAACGCCAGCCCGGCGCCGGCAATGACGCAGGCCAGCATGCCGTGATACGACTCCATTTCATGGATTTTGCCGGGCATGGCACCGTCGTCCTGAAACCAGCTTTCAAAATGGCGACGATAGGAGCAGTTGGCGCGAAAGGCGTAAATACTCCTGCCGTTAACATCCTGTGCTCGCAGGATGGGAGCATGACCCGCCGGGGCGATAACCACCATTTCCTCATCAAACACGGCCACGCCTTCCAGCGCCGGGTGCAGCACTGGCCCGTCAACAAACGCTGCCGCCAGCGTGCCATCAAGTACGCCGTCAAGCATATCCCCGGACGGCCCGGTACTGAGTGTGAGGTGAATGCGCTCAAAGCGACGGTTAAATTCGGCCAGGATGGCGGGTATGCGAACGGCGGCGGTGCTTTCCAGCGAGCCGAGTGCGAGTGTGCCGCGTGGCGTTTCTCCGCTCACAACAGTGCGAGCCTCGTCAACCAGCGCCAGAATACGGCGGCTGTAATCAAGAAAACTGTGCCCGGCGGGCGACAGACGCAGCCGCTGATTTTCGCGAATGAACAGCTCGACGCCGAGACTGGCTTCAAGCTGGCGTATACGGGTAGTCAGATTAGACGGCACGCGGTGTACACGTTTTGCCGCTGCGGTGATACTGCCCGTTTCAGCAATGGCGTTGAACATCTCCAGCTGTGTCAGATCCATATCCATTCTCGTTTTGTGAACACTGAAATCAATATTATTCAGTTTTCAGGAAAGCACCAGCCCTTTACAGTGTTAACACTTTGTATCCAGCGACGGTGGAGAACCCTTATGACGATAACAGCGGCAACGCACGCCATTTCCATTAACCCGGCAACGGGCGCGCAGGTGAGTGCCTGGCCCTGGGCGAGCGAGCATGACGTGGACCAGGCCTTGTCCCTGGCAAGCGAGGGCTATCGCCACTGGCGCACCCAGCCGGTGGCAGTACGCGCGCAGAAGTTGCGTGCACTCGGTACGGTGCTTCGCAATCGAGCGGAAGAGATGGCGCAGCTGATTTGCCAGGAAATGGGCAAGCCCATCGCCCAGGCACGCGCTGAGGTCAGTAAAACGGCGAATTTGTGTGACTGGTATGCTGAGCACGGCCCGGCCATGCTGCGAAGTGAACCCACGCTGGTCGAAAACCAGCAGGCGAGCATTGAGTACCGCCCGCTTGGTCCGGTGCTGGCCGTGATGCCATGGAATTTTCCGCTGTGGCAGGTGCTGCGCGGTGCTGTGCCGATTTTGCTTGCCGGTAACAGCTATGTGCTCAAGCATGCGCCATCAGTGATGGGCTGCGCGTGGCTGATTGATGACATGTTTCGCGATGCCGGTTTCCCGCAAGGCGCTTTCAGCGTGGTCAACGCCACGCCAGAGGGCGTGAGCCAGATGATTCGTGATGTGCGCATTGCTGGCGTTACGGTGACCGGTAGCGTACGTGCCGGTGCGGCAATTGGTGCGCAGGCCGGAGCGGCACTGAAAAAATGCGTGCTGGAACTGGGCGGCAGCGATCCGTTTATTGTACTCAATGACGCTGACCTTGATGAGGCGGTAAAAGCCGCTGTTATTGGGCGCTATCAGAATACCGGGCAGGTTTGTGCTGCTGCCAAGCGTTTTATTGTTGAAGAAGGTATTGCAGGCGCATTTACCGAGAAGTTTGTCGCGGCTGTGCAGGCGCTGCCGGTTGGCTCGCCTGTTGATGAGCACAACTATATTGGGCCGATGGCACGTTTCGATTTACGTGATGAGCTACACCAGCAGGTGCAGAACTCGCTGGCACAGGGCGCGCAGCTTCTGCTGGGGGGTGAAAAGCTGGCCGGGGCGGGCAACTATTATGCCCCAACGGTACTCGGTAACGTCACGCCTGACATGACGGCGTTTCGGGAGGAATTGTTTGGCCCGGTTGCCAGCATCACCGTGGCGCGGGATGCCGAGCACGCGCTGGCGCTGGCTAATGACAGCGAGTTTGGTTTGTCTGCCACACTCTTTAGCGCCGATAGCGCGCTTGCCAGCGATATGACTGAGCGTCTGGAGTGCGGCGGCGTGTTTATTAATGGCTACAGCGCCAGCGATCCGCGCGTGGCCTTTGGCGGCGTGAAGAAAAGTGGCTTTGGGCGCGAGCTGTCACACTTCGGGCTACATGAGTTCTGTAACGTGCAGACGGTGTGGAAAGACCGGCGTTAAGGTTACCTGGCGATAGCGGGGCGCAGGGAGTATACTGCGCCCCCGTTTTTTTTGCTGTCCGGAGTTCTCGTGCCTGTGCCGTTAAACAATCAATTACTGGAAGACATTCTGGCGCAGGTGCGCCCGTTAATTGGTCAGGGCAAGGTTGCCAGTTATATTCCAGCCCTTGCCGATGTTCCCGCCAGGCGCCTGGGCATTGCGGTCTGCACCGTTGACGGCGAGTGTTTTTCTGCCGGGGATGCCACCGAGCGCTTCTCTATTCAGTCCATCTCAAAAGTGTTGAGCCTGATTCTGGCTATGGGGCTTTACGATGAACAGGAAATCTGGCAACGGGTGGGTAAAGATCCCTCCGGGCAGCCGTTCAACTCACTGGTACAGCTGGAGCTTGAACGCGGCAAGCCGCGTAACCCGTTTATCAATGCGGGTGCGCTGGTGGTGTGCGACATGCTGCAAAGCCGCCTGAGTGCGCCGCGCCAGCGCATGCTGGAAGTGGTCCGTACGCTAAGTGGTTGTCCTGACCTGGTATACGATGGCGCGATTGCACGCTCTGAATTTGAACATTCTGCCCGCAATGCAGCCATCGCCTGGCTGATGAAATCATTTGGTAATTTTGAAAATGACGTAACGGCTGTGCTGCAAAGTTACTTTCATTACTGCGCGCTTAAAATGAACTGTATTGAGCTGGCGCAGACCTTCTTATTTCTCGCGTGCCAGGGCCGCGCTCCAGGCGCTCAGACGCCCGTCATTACGCCGTTGCAGACGCGTCAGGTGAATGCATTAATGGCAACCAGCGGTATGTATGAAAGCTCGGGAGAGTTTGCCTGGCGTGTGGGTATGCCGGGTAAGTCTGGCGTGGGCGGCGGCATAATTGCGGTAGTGCCTCATGAGATGTCCATTGCAGTCTGGAGCCCGGAACTGGATGCGGCGGGGAACTCGCTCGCAGGTATTGCCGCACTGGAACGTCTGGCCGATAAAATAGGCCGTTCCATTTTCTGATTATGTGCCAGCGCTGAGAGCCATAAAGAGTAGCAGGCAGACGCCGCTGAATGCCGCGCTCACGACGCCCATAATTGTGCCAATAAGTATCAGTTCCTGAATCCGTTTCTGTCGCATGACCGCTCCGCCTCCTGTGATATACGCACTTTATGCCCGTCCGGTTAAACGGCAGTTCAATCGTCTGTCAGGGTACTGTCCAAAGGAGTAGAACATGAGTAATACGGATGCTGTTTTTGCTCGTCTTGAGCGTTCGGCGTTTCGCCGCCGCTTTCGGCTGGGCGACAAGGAGCGTCGGTACTGTCTTGAGAAAGGCGCTGAGGTCATTGAGCGTCATGCAATCGACTTTATTTCCCGCAGGCTTGCACCGGCGCATCCGCAAAACGATGGCAAACAAACGCCGATGCGTGGTCATCCGGTGTTCATCGCCCAGCATGCAACCGCGATCTGCTGTCGTGGTTGCCTGGCAAAATGGCACGGTATTGCGCAGGGAACGGCGCTCAACGAGCCTGAGCAGCGCTACGTGCTGGCGGTTATCTGGCGTTGGTTGCTGACCGAGATGAATCCGCTACCTACCGGCGCGTAATACGTTATGCTTACAGCAGAACATTGCTACAGGTACGCGTATGAAAGCTCCAGAAATACCGGATAACGAGCCGGCCCGCTTACGCTCTCTCCATGCCAGCGGACTCGTTGGATCTGCACCCTCAGAACGTTTTGATCGTATTACCCGGTTGGCTCGCCACCTGTTTGGCACGCAATATGCGCTGTTGAGCCTGGTGGACGCGAATGAACTTTGGCTACAGTCTTGCGTGGGTTGGGAGCGCGATAGCGTGTCGCGTGAAACCTCTTTTTGCGGCCATGCGATTCTGGAGTTTACTCCCATGGTGGTGGAAGATGCGCTCAAAGACGACCGTTTTTTTGATAATCCGTTGGTGACAGGCCCGCCACATCTGCGTTTTTACGCAGGTTGCCCGGTACGTAGCCCGGACGGCTACGCGATTGGCTCACTGTGTCTGGTTGACGATAAACCGCATTCACTTACCCCTGCACAAATCTGCATTCTTCAGGACCTGGCGGCCATTGTTGAAGATGAATTTTCGGTGCTCAATAACACGATTCGCGATGAACTGACCGGGCTTTCTAATCGCCGGGGGTTCACCACGCTGGGTAACTATGCATTGCTCAGTGGCAAGCGGCGCGGTGAGCCGCTTAGCCTGAGTTATATCGATCTCGATTACTTCAAAGAAATTAACGATACCTGGGGGCACCGCGCGGGCGACCAGGCGCTGGTGGCGATGGCACAGCTCATGAAGCAAAGTTTTCGCGATGCTGACGTCATCTCGCGCCAGGGCGGCGATGAGTTCAGCGTATTATTCATTGACAGTGACGCAGACGGCGCATGGCTGGCCATGCAGTCGTTGCAGGACAAGGTCGAGAGTTATAACCGCAGCGCGGGCAATCCGTGGCAACTACGGTTCTCCTGGGGGCTTGAGGAATACAACCCCGATCATCACGAGACGCTGGATGCGCTGATTGATGCCGCCGATCGTGGGATGTATCACATGAAAAAGGCGCGTCACGTGACCCGCTGATAAGTATTTCCTCTGACGGCGATGCGGGTGATTTCACCTATTCTTTTTGCGTTAGCATCGTCATTTATGGAAAAAATATGGCATCAGTGACAGACATTATGAGCCTGAGTGCAACTGCCGTGGGTGAGCAGAGTGCAGCACTGAGCGCGCTGTTGAGAGCGTGTGTGGACGACGGCGCGTCAGTGGGTTTTTTGCAGCCGCTCTCGCGCCAGAAGGCCGCTGCATTCTGGCACAACGTTGCCAGCAGTATTGTGCGTGAGGAGCGACGGCTGCTGGTGGCGCTGGATGAGCAGGGCAGATTGCTCGGTGCGGTGCAACTACTGTTAGCGCTGCCGGAGAATCAGCCGCACCGGGGTGAGGTGGCAAAGCTGCTGGTCCACCCCGCGGCTCGTCGCGCAGGCGTTGCGCGCCAGCTTATGACCGCGCTGGAGCAGGCCGCGTGGGAAGCCGGGCGGCGCGTGCTGGTGCTGGATACGGCAAGCGGCAGTGGTGCCGAGCTTTTTTATCAAAATACGGGCTGGCAGCCTGTGGGTGAGGTACCGGAGTATGCCCTGATGCCTGACGGCACGCCGTGTGGTACCCGGTTTTACTACAAAATACTGACCCGCTCATAACGCCTTTGCCCGGTTTATTGCCGGGTTAGCTATCCTGATAAATTAGTTACAACATGCTGATTATTGTTTTCAGTTATACACAAACGCAACCGCGGTGCATCGGGCGCTTACCAGCAAACAGCAGGGCAGTCAGAGGAACTGTTCGTTGAAGCGCATCTTTTCCAGTGGGCGGGAAAAGAGATAGCCCTGCGCAATTGAAACCTGCTGCTGGCGCATAAAATCAACGTGCTTAGGGGTTTCAATGCCTTCAGCAATGACTCTCTGGCCCTGGTTATGCGCGTGCGCAATGATGGATTTCGCTTCATTGCGATTAGCATCCATCAGCAGGGAGCGGTCGAGTTTGATGTAATCACTCAACACAAACCCATTTTTTTCCTCCAGCTCCTCACGGCGGCAGATATCGTCCCAGGCGAGGCTGAAGCCATACTGGCGCAGGCGGTGGAGGTTTTGGGCCGCGAGGCAGTTTCTTTCCTGGCAGGTCTCGGTGATTTCAAGGATCAGATTGTGGGGATCGATTTTTCGCCGTTGCGCAAGCGAAATAACATCGTCAGAGAAATGAGGGCGGACCAGTTGCTTTAAGGAAATGTTCAGACTGTAGAGTTTATTTTGCTGTGCATCGCCGGATGATTTTTCCATGTGCTCAAAGAATTGCCGCAGAATATGATGGCCGAGGCGATACATCTCACAGGTGTTTTCTTCAACAGAATGAATAAAAAGGAGCGGCGGGACAACGGTATGTTGGTGAATACCACGGGCTAAAATTTCCGCACCGAGACAGCGGAATTCATTCAGATCAAAAAAAGGTTGTAAGTAAATATCTACAGGTAACGGCTCTTTATTTTCGCTGATACACCGTAGAATATAATTAATGCTTTCTTGCATTACGTCTTAATTTCCAAAGCGGGGGTAAGGCACAGTGACTGTTGATAGTACCGTGCGGTGATTATGACTTCAACCCTGGATAATGTACGGTAGTTTCCTGTTGGGTATGAATTAATTAGGGCTGATTTAATAGCGCAGGTTATTATTGTGGTAACACTGCTATTTATTATTGTCGGTTAACATGGCATGCAATTGTTTTCTCTAAAAAATGGCTGCGACAATGAATAAAGACGTATTATCAGCATAATAGCCTTGTTATCTGGCCAGCGCGCGTTCGCTGGCTGGTCTTTACAGAAAGCCACACTGTAGATGATAATGCTGTGGCAGCGTTTAAGAAGCTGCCTGAAATCAGCCGGATTATCAGGTATTTTCTGCCGCTGATGAGGGAAGTTTGTATAATATTCGTTCAGGAGGAATGCGTTAATGATTAATATTTATCTTGCCAGCCCTTTTTTTAGTGACGAGCAAATTGACCGCGTGCAGCGTGTAGAGCAGGCGCTGGACCGTAACAAAACGGTTGACACTTATTTCTCGCCGCGTAAGGCAGACCCGCAAGACCTTGAGGTCGGCAGCCTGCCGTGGCGTGATTTTATCTTTAAAAATGATATCAAACATCTTGATGAAGCGACGATGGTTGTTGCTGTCGTAGATTACATTGACGATCACGTTGATAGCGGCACGGCTTATGAAATCGGTTATGCACACGCTCATAAAAAACCACTGATTATTATTCAGGAAAAAGGACCAAAATTAAACCTGATGATTTCCGAGAGCCTGACATATTATTTGAATAATATTGATGAGCTGGCTGACTACGATTTTAACAACCTCAAAAGCAATATCTTTATTGGTGATGTGTTCTGATGTACTTATGGTCGCTTCGGCGACCATTAATCATGCTTAATTAAGATGCTTTTCTTATGTCTCAAGACGTTTTGCTTCGACGTCCGACATCCTCTGTGTAATAACCATCTCTTTATGAGCTTGCCTGTTCCAAATAGAATGGAAAATGCTATGATAACGCGCTGTTTTTAAAATCATGGCGTCTGGTTTCTATTATTCTACTTTTCGCCAGGATTATTGAATAAATTTCGTATTATATCTTATACAAATCGCCTGAAGTCGATTGGGTATTAAAGATACATAGCGTGTCTCTGGACAATAAGGAAGCTAACATGGCAGGCAGAGAAATGGTTAAAGGGATTTCAGAAGAACAATTTATTCAGGTACCTATCCCTATGGTATCGCAGGATGGTGAGCGTTATTTTTCCTATGTCTCACTGCCAAAAGATTACACACTTGACGATCACCGCCGCATGGTGGATCTCCTGGCGCTGTATGTTAAAGAAGACAGAAGAAATGCTAGCGCACCACAGGTAAGAAGTGTGAAAGGCGATGATTTTCTGGCCGATTTTAAAGAACTGCCGATGGTGAACACCGAAACAGGGGTTGATACCACGCTGCAGGTCAATTCCGCGCTGGAGATAAAGACGCCCGCAAAATAGCGGCGAACTGCACAAAGTAGGTACTGTCACCGCAGACGCTACGCCTGCCAGATATATTCACAGGCAAAGTAAAGCGTATGGCGGGCAAAATTATTTCCGGGTGTTGTTATGCAGGGGCTGTTTACTGGCAGCAACATCCCGGTTCACCGCATTCCCGTCTCTCCTCATCATATATCTGAGTTCGCTGTCAGATAGCACTTGCGCATACAAGGCCTGACTCAGGCAAAGCGCCATCTTTTATTTTGTGCATCAATGATAGCTTAGACATGCCTTTGCACGCGGCTTTACTGGAGTACGTAAATTATCCCGCCTGGAAGGCAACTTGTCTGGTGAGTGGCCTGTTTTATTGGGTGGACGTACATTTTCTGTCGGGTCGACGTTGAAATGTCCATAATGACCAGAATCAGATACTGGTCACCGGGAACCCATTACATCAGGCATCAAGCTCGGTTGGGTAAACGTATCTGGGCAAGTTATATCTCATAAAATGGATCAGAAAATGCGAACACAGAAAAGATGTTTGGGGTGTGTGGCTGTAGTGGTTGATGACTACGATCGTGCCATTGAGTATTACACCGACAAGCTGGGCTTTACTCTTGTTGAAGATACACCTCAACCGGGAAAACGCTGGGTAGTGGTTACACCTAATCCGCAGAGCGATTGCAACATCCTCCTGGCCCGCGCCTCAAACGAGCGGCAAGAAGGTTCTATTGGTAACCAATGCGGTGGAAGAGTGTTCCTGTTTCTACAGACCGACGATTTCTGGCGCGATTATCATTCCATGAAAGCAAAAGGGGTGCATTTTTGTGAAGAACCCCGCGAGGAAGAGTATGGAACGGTCGTGGTGTTTGAAGACCTTTATGGTAACCGTTGGGATCTCTACCAAAAAGTGTAGAACTTAATCACTCAACCCGTTTTGTCACTACAGGCTCCTGTCTCAATCTCACCAATCGGTGGTTCGTCATTCAGCCCTTACAGTCGTCAATAGCGGCGGTGATAGCCTGTGTCACGACGATTTCAACAGTGGGCGAGTATCCAGCGCGCCGTACTGAAAATAAATGCCGTTTATCGCCATCATTCTCTGGTGTGTTCCCCTTACAGCCAGACGTTGCGCCCAGGTGAGCACGTTATTGATAAGGTTACGGCGAAAAGCACCGTCTGGATGGCAGAGCCTGTCCGGGCGGTGCTTTTCGCAGATAAACTGGAGGAATCTATTTTCTGTCCGGGAATAACTTTGGCAACGATGTGAGGTCGTTGAAGAACGTTTCGGGAAGTTCCGGGATGGCCTGGCGCAATGCACTGATGGGGTCTTCCATAAAAAGCGTCATGTGGTTTGCATCATCGCGCAGCCAGGCAAAGAAGCGCTGTTCGTATGCCGTCATTTGTTCAATGAGCCGCTCGACTGTATCCGCGGCCTCCTCGTCGGTTTGGGCAATCATGTTAATGAGTGGATGGTTCTCTGCGCTGAGCACCGGTGTGCCAGGCTTGCGGGAAGAAAACGTAATGTACTGCTGGTCCAGTGCACTGTCTGTCAGGCGGTATTTCACAAAATGGGTGGGCTGAGTTGCCATTGCCGGCCTCCTGTTATTACGTGTAGGTTTTCTGGACGGGTTGCCCCGACTCATGTTCGGGCTAAACAAACAGCGGATCGCCGCCTAACTGCAATGAAATATTGGGATGGACGTAGTTGAGTGTAAATACGCTGCTGCCGGTCCATTTAATCGGATCGACGGCATTAATCATCAGCAAATCGACGGCGGGAGAGGTGTCTTTGTTGACCGACTCAATCGTCGCTGTCGCAATTTGCGAAGCGCCCAGCAGCAGCCCAATCACCAGGCCGCCCAGCACCAACGATGCGCCTTCGGTCAGTGGGGCGCAGATAATCGAGACCAGACCGATAATTATCGACAAAATAATCTCGGTAATAATGACACCCGGATCCTGGTGAACCGAGTACTGCTCATCCGTAGGCTGGGTCTGGATAAACGTGATGGTTTGCCCGTTGTTTGAAGTACCCAGGTCGAGGGTGTACCAGTTGGTGGCGGTAGTCTCTGATGTGATGCCAAAGGTGATATAGGTGTTGGTGGTACTGGTCACGGTGAACGTCTCGCCGTCTGTTTCAACGGTCAGCGCGGTGAGCTTTGGGTAATAAGTGGAACCGTTGTGCTCCACCGGCGGCATATCAACCGACACACCTTGCTCAAGATAAAGACGTGTTTTGTCGTTGCTCATCAGGAAATTATCGTGTGTCAGCCCCGGATAAGCGACCATAATCGCCGGGCGCACCAGATCGTAAAGCGTTCGCTCCTGAGACACCAGGAACCCGGCCTCGCTCCCGGTAGGGATAGCCGACGGCGAAATCTGTTCGCTCAGCGTGTCGCCACTTCTGTCGCCGGTCATGGTGAGCACGCCAAGGATACTGGTTTCAGGCGTGCTGCCGTCGAGGTAGGAATAGCCAGTGTAATTGGGTGTGACGAATCCCCACTGTTGCTGGTCAATCATGCGGTTAAGGTCAACCAC
Coding sequences:
- a CDS encoding VOC family protein, producing MRTQKRCLGCVAVVVDDYDRAIEYYTDKLGFTLVEDTPQPGKRWVVVTPNPQSDCNILLARASNERQEGSIGNQCGGRVFLFLQTDDFWRDYHSMKAKGVHFCEEPREEEYGTVVVFEDLYGNRWDLYQKV
- a CDS encoding TULIP family P47-like protein — encoded protein: MTTSTTGVYTYNWDTAFAIPIPDVNKTIVDQKSSPSGFTMTAPDSYTASARFGDWQLCMGGDGKNVRFSIPMTGIVVEYSTGRRVTCDSASAVIEINLHYIPHDATGDVPSRPMALVAKTTSDDPSTPVVALAGQVTLSPDPGTITSAVFGQALLDWCNANLGEFSHIFSVVDLNRMIDQQQWGFVTPNYTGYSYLDGSTPETSILGVLTMTGDRSGDTLSEQISPSAIPTGSEAGFLVSQERTLYDLVRPAIMVAYPGLTHDNFLMSNDKTRLYLEQGVSVDMPPVEHNGSTYYPKLTALTVETDGETFTVTSTTNTYITFGITSETTATNWYTLDLGTSNNGQTITFIQTQPTDEQYSVHQDPGVIITEIILSIIIGLVSIICAPLTEGASLVLGGLVIGLLLGASQIATATIESVNKDTSPAVDLLMINAVDPIKWTGSSVFTLNYVHPNISLQLGGDPLFV